The following proteins are co-located in the Manihot esculenta cultivar AM560-2 chromosome 7, M.esculenta_v8, whole genome shotgun sequence genome:
- the LOC110619700 gene encoding GATA zinc finger domain-containing protein 10: MASEAVASGGAGGGGGADEVGPASGLSSPNSRMKFLCSYGGKILPRTTDGHLKYVGGDTRVIAVPRDISFSELMKKLRSEFEGDMVLKYQLMPDELDVLVSVRNDEDMKHMLDEYDRLESEGTAKLRVFLFPSDPVIIENQNAPVDPHTIEQRYIDAVNNTVRTFASYRSSPINASSPNLSACSSPKGNSPDKYHSSSLIVDGLLHEPNLINNHHNTRPSMARVHSSPSLYNLGTSYHQTNNNHSSNHHFYQQQQQQQQQQQQQHHHQYYQQHQQHNSYGYPPPSRPPHDPHLLTATVSFGRMDTGRAPVGGILPNQYYSNVQNMGNSNVHNIWSSNGHNMGSGNSTRRYDHSIWM, translated from the exons ATGGCTAGTGAAGCTGTCGCCAGTGGCGGTGCCGGCGGCGGCGGAGGTGCTGATGAGGTTGGACCAGCATCGGGGTTGTCGTCGCCGAATAGTAGGATGAAGTTCTTGTGTAGCTATGGAGGGAAAATCTTGCCGAGAACTACCGATGGCCACCTTAAGTACGTCGGAGGCGATACGCGTGTCATTGCGGTTCCAAGAGATATTAGCTTCTCAG AGTTAATGAAGAAGCTTCGCTCAGAATTTGAAGGGGACATGGTCCTGAAGTACCAATTGATGCCTGATGAGCTTGATGTCTTGGTGTCTGTAAGAAATGATGAGGATATGAAACACATGCTTGATGAATATGACCGCCTTGAAAGTGAAGGAACTGCAAAGCTTCGAGTTTTCCTGTTCCCTTCTGATCCTGTCATAATTGAGAACCAAAATGCTCCCGTAGACCCTCACACAATAGAACAACGCTACATCGATGCAGTCAATAACACAGTTCGTACATTTGCCAGTTATAGGTCTTCCCCTATCAATGCAAGTAGCCCCAACCTTTCTGCTTGTTCTTCTCCAAAAGGCAATTCCCCTGATAAATATCATAGTTCTTCTCTTATTGTTGATGGTTTGCTACATGAACCCAATTTGATTAATAACCATCACAATACTAGACCTTCTATGGCTAGAGTACATAGCTCTCCTAGTCTCTACAATCTCGGTACCTCTTACCACCAAACCAACAACAACCACAGCAGCAATCACCATTTCtatcagcagcagcagcagcagcagcagcagcagcaacagcAGCATCACCACCAATACTATCAACAGCACCAGCAACACAATTCATATGGCTACCCCCCACCTTCTAGACCACCTCATGACCCTCACTTGTTAACAGCAACTGTGTCATTTGGACGGATGGACACAGGGAGGGCTCCTGTCGGTGGTATTCTCCCAAATCAATATTATTCTAATGTACAAAATATGGGGAATTCAAATGTACATAATATTTGGAGTTCAAATGGACATAACATGGGAAGCGGAAACTCCACCAGACGTTATGATCATTCCATATGGATGTAG